ATTATGGAAACAAGTCCCTCCTACAGTGCATCGCTTGAAAGCTATGCGAAGCCCCACCCAAAAGGTTATTTAAAAGCAGAAGCAGTGGCTGCCTACGCATTAGGCGGAGAAGCTTTCTGCTATTGGTTGTGGCGTCAGCAAAGAGCAGGCTGCGAACAGCCCCATGGTTCTGTCATCAGCGCCTGGGGGAAACCAACGGTCGGGTATGAAGAAGTTTTAGAAACAGAAACGGCAAGGCGCACCATTGAACCAATCTTGACAGAAACATCCCCAATGCAGGCAGAAATTGCGCTTACTTATTCCGATAAAGCCAAGATATTCTTCAACACAGAACCGCATAAAGGCTTGCACTATAAGGAATTAATCACGGATTTCTACAAGTATATTTTAGCATCAGGCCTCCACCGCGACCTTTTGCCGGAAGGAGCTGAGCTGGACGGCTATAAACTGTTGGTTACTCCTTTTGTTCATCATCTCTCAGATGAATTTATTAAGAAAGCACAAGCATTTGTTGAAGCGGGAGGTATATGGATTGTCGGCCCGTTGAGCGGCGGCAGAACAGAGCATCATACGATACATACAGATGCAGCTTTAGGAAGTCTTGAGAAGCTGGCAGGAGTAGAGACAGCCTTCACCTTCCCGATTGAAGATACTGGTTCTGTTGGAGAAGCCTTCGGTCATACTGCGCCACTAGGGCTGTGGAGCTCTGTTTTTGATGTACAGGAAGCAAAGGCTGTCGGTGTTATAAAGGGCGGGCTAGTTTCAGGGAAAGCTTTTTTGACAGAAAGACAACTCGGCAAAGGCATGATAGTGATGCTCGGTTCCTTGCCGCTCGGTGATGCGGGGAGTAGGATGCTGACAGAAATCATCACAACATATGCACGCCTCGCTGGAGTACAGCAAGAGATAACCGCTTCAGAAGGAACAATTATCGCTCCAAGAGACCAGAATGGCAAAAAATATTGGGTTATTGTCAATATGGACGGCAACGGAGGGACTGTCAGCATTCCTCAAAAAGCAGTCGACTGCCTTACACAAGAGGAAATACTTGCAGGTGAATGGAAGCTCGGAAACTATGAATATCGAATTCTGCAATTGTATTAAAGGAGGAATTACAAATGGATAAACTACAGGCCGAGGATATTAAAATAGCCTATATTGGAGGAGGCTCGCAAGGCTGGGCCAGAAGATTGATGTATGATCTTGCCCTCGAGTCAAGAATATCAGGAACAGTGGCCCTTTATGATCTTAATCTCGAAGCTGCAAAAACAAATGAAAAAATCGGCACCTATATAACGAATCATCCTGATGCAACTGGCAAATGGAAGTACGAAGCAGTACCTGCAATCGAGGAAGCTCTTACGGGAGCAGATTTCGTGATTATCTCAATCCTGCCAGGGACTTTTGAAGATATGGCAAAGGATGTTCACCTTCCAGAGAAGTACGGAATATACCAGTCTGTTGGGGACACGGTTGGACCAGGCGGTATTAGACGCGCTGTCAGAACGATTCCAATGTTTGTGGAAATCGCTGCCGAAATACGTAAGCATTGTCCGGATGCTTGGGTAATCAATTATACAAACCCGATGAGCTTATGCACCCGCACTTTATATGAGGTGTTTCCAGCAATTAAAGCGATCGGCTGCTGCCATGAAGTGTTTGAAACACAGCATTTGCTAGCAGATATGGTTGGTGAAATGCTAAATGTTAACGTGAAAAACCGCAAAGACATCCAAGTGAGTGTAACAGGCATCAATCACTTTACATGGCTTAATGAGGCCGCTTATCAAAATATTGACTTATTCCCCCTATATAAGCAGTTTGCTGAGAAGTATGCCGAAACAGGATACGAAAAAGAACAAGGAAAATGGGAGGAAAGTGTATTCAGCTCAAGCAATCGTGTGAAATTTGACTTATTTAAAAAATACGGACTTATTGCAGCAGCAGGCGATCGTCATCTTGCCGAATTTATGCCGCCTGTTTATTTAAAGAATCCTGAAACAGTTCATGACTGGAAGTTCCATTTAACGTCTGTCGATTTTCGCGTAAAAGACCAAGCACGGAAAATAACCGAAAATGAACAAGCTTTTACTGGTGATACAAAAGTCGTCCTAGAGCCGTCTGGTGAAGAAGGGGTGGAAATTCTCCTTGCTTTGCTTGGATTGGAGGAACTAGTGACAAACGTCAACTTTCCGAATCTAGGTCAAATTCCAAATCTGCCTAATCATGCTATCGTCGAAACAAATGCTCTAATCCGCAGAAACAGCGTCCAGCCTGTTTTAACAAAAGACCTGCCACTTGATGTTGCCAATATGGTTAACAGGCATGTTCATAACCAAGAAGGAGTCCTAAAGGCGGTGTTAACAATGGACAATCAGCTCCTCTTTAATGCCTTTATTCAAGATCCATTGGTTGCAGCCATTCCTTATGAACAGGCAGCAGCATTATTTGAGGAAATGGGCATTTTGCAGCAAAATCAGTAAAGGAGATGGTCAAATGGCAAATATTACAGCAGCAGATAAAAAACAGGTGACAGAAACAATCCAGCTGTTAATGAACAATTTAACGAAAATACAGGATGATACTGGTGAATATTTACTTAATTTCGATGGATTAATCGTTGATGATAAAAGCTGGCATGTTTGGAATTGGCCGCAGGGAGTCGGCTTATATGGTATCTATCAATATTGGAAGCTGACTAGTGACGAAAAAGCATTGCAGATTATTCATGACTGGTTTACTGCAAGATTCACAGAGGGAGTCCCGCCGAAAAACGTCAATACGATGGCACCACTATTAACACTTGCTTGTTTATATGAAGATACGAAAAATCAAGACTACTTGCCTCATTTGCAAGAATGGGCTGATTGGGTCATGAAGGAGATGCCGCGGACGAAGGAAGATGGACTGCAGCATATGACATACGGGCCTGAAAACAAAAATCAGCTTTGGGATGATACGCTGATGATGACCGTGCTGCCCCTTGCGAAAATCGGCATGCTCTTAAACAGACAAGATTATATCGAGGAAGCAAAAAAGCAATTTCTCATTCATATTAA
This DNA window, taken from Niallia sp. Man26, encodes the following:
- a CDS encoding beta-galactosidase — encoded protein: MAKKLYHGAAYYPELWDEKTIAEDIVLMKEAGINVVRIGEFAWSKMEPTEGAIDLSFFQNIIARLYDNGIETVMCTPTATPPIWMSYEHPERMYVEQNGQTMIHGSRQHFCTNNPYFRQRAAILTKKIAEALGGMPGLIGWQLDNEFKCHVAECMCDSCRQLWHQWLEQRYGSIECLNHDWGTHVWSEYYHSFDQVPQPGPVPFLHNSSLKTMYQIFSTEAIAEFAEEQAAIIREHSQAPITHNSTVMFAVDNERLFQNLDFASFDTYAPANSYYSYLFNCDLWRNLKKGKEFWIMETSPSYSASLESYAKPHPKGYLKAEAVAAYALGGEAFCYWLWRQQRAGCEQPHGSVISAWGKPTVGYEEVLETETARRTIEPILTETSPMQAEIALTYSDKAKIFFNTEPHKGLHYKELITDFYKYILASGLHRDLLPEGAELDGYKLLVTPFVHHLSDEFIKKAQAFVEAGGIWIVGPLSGGRTEHHTIHTDAALGSLEKLAGVETAFTFPIEDTGSVGEAFGHTAPLGLWSSVFDVQEAKAVGVIKGGLVSGKAFLTERQLGKGMIVMLGSLPLGDAGSRMLTEIITTYARLAGVQQEITASEGTIIAPRDQNGKKYWVIVNMDGNGGTVSIPQKAVDCLTQEEILAGEWKLGNYEYRILQLY
- a CDS encoding alpha-glucosidase/alpha-galactosidase gives rise to the protein MDKLQAEDIKIAYIGGGSQGWARRLMYDLALESRISGTVALYDLNLEAAKTNEKIGTYITNHPDATGKWKYEAVPAIEEALTGADFVIISILPGTFEDMAKDVHLPEKYGIYQSVGDTVGPGGIRRAVRTIPMFVEIAAEIRKHCPDAWVINYTNPMSLCTRTLYEVFPAIKAIGCCHEVFETQHLLADMVGEMLNVNVKNRKDIQVSVTGINHFTWLNEAAYQNIDLFPLYKQFAEKYAETGYEKEQGKWEESVFSSSNRVKFDLFKKYGLIAAAGDRHLAEFMPPVYLKNPETVHDWKFHLTSVDFRVKDQARKITENEQAFTGDTKVVLEPSGEEGVEILLALLGLEELVTNVNFPNLGQIPNLPNHAIVETNALIRRNSVQPVLTKDLPLDVANMVNRHVHNQEGVLKAVLTMDNQLLFNAFIQDPLVAAIPYEQAAALFEEMGILQQNQ
- a CDS encoding glycoside hydrolase family 88 protein, which gives rise to MANITAADKKQVTETIQLLMNNLTKIQDDTGEYLLNFDGLIVDDKSWHVWNWPQGVGLYGIYQYWKLTSDEKALQIIHDWFTARFTEGVPPKNVNTMAPLLTLACLYEDTKNQDYLPHLQEWADWVMKEMPRTKEDGLQHMTYGPENKNQLWDDTLMMTVLPLAKIGMLLNRQDYIEEAKKQFLIHIKYLADRRTGLWFHGWTFEGNHHYAEALWGRGNCWITIAIPELIDILGLQEDDFFSSFLLETLQRQIEALHHWQNEGGLWHTLINDNSSYLEASASAGFAYGILKAVHKGYVSEMYRETAYKAIEALRGEINSEGVLQKVSVGTGMGDTLQFYKDIRITAMPYGQSLAILCLAEFLQDCQ